The following DNA comes from Streptomyces pristinaespiralis.
TTCGACGTCGTTGCCGACGTTGTCCGTGAAGATCCGCACCCCGTACCAGGCGTGCAGCGGCGCTGCGATGCCGTCCAGCGTCGCCGTGAGCGCCGCGAGCCGGTCGGCGCGCACCTTCAGCCCGAGCCGGTTGGTGTAGGTGTCCGTGTCGAAGGCGTCCAGCGCCGTCTGCCAGTCCCCGGCCGCTCCGGGCCGCATGGCCAGGGCGTCGCCGTTGCGGACGAGCAGGGACAGCAGCCCGCCCGGCGCCAGCATCCTGGCCAGGCCGGCGAGGAGCCCGTCCGGCTCCTCCACGTACATCAGCACGCCGTGGCACAGAACCACGTCGAAGCTGCCCGGCAGGAAGTGCACGCCGGTGTCCCGGCCGTCGCCCTCCACCAGCCGGACCCGCTCGCGGATACCGGCGGGCTCGCCCGCCAGTGCCTCACGGGCGGCCTTCAGCATCACGGCGTCCGACTCCAGGCCGGTGACCGTGTGCCCGGCGCGTGCCAGACGCAGGGCCTGGGTGCCCTGGCCCATGCCGACGTCGAGCACCCGCAGCCGCTGGCCTACGGGATACCGCGACGTGATCTGTTCCTCGAGCTGCCGGGCCACCAGCTCCTGGCGGACGGTGTTGCGCAGACCGCCGGCGCCGGCCAGCCAGTTCGCGGACGCCTCCGGCGTGAAGCCGCCAGGCTGCGACGAATCGGCGCTCAGGGCCGCTCTCCGCGCTTGACCTGCGGCTTGGGCAGACGCAGCCGACGCATCTGGAGCGTACGCATCAGGCCGTAGGCGACGGCTCCGCGCTTCGGCTCGTTCGGGAAGCGCTCGCGGAGCTGCTTCTTCAGACGGATCGACAGACCGATCGAGTCGACGACGATCAGCACGATCACGCCGAGCCAGAGCAGCAGCGCGATGTTCTGCAGCTGGGCGACCCGGACCATGCTCAGCACCAGGATCACCACCGCGAGCGGCAGGAAGAACTCCGCGATGCAGAAACGGGAGTCGACGAAGTCGCGGACGAAGCGCCGCACCGGGCCCTTGTCGCGGGCCGGCAGGTAACGCTCGTCGCCGCTGGCGAGAGCCTCCCGCTGCTTGGCCAGATCGGCACGGCGGGCCTCACGCTGGCGCTTCATCGCCTCCTTGCGGTCCTGCGGCGCACCACTGGAGGCACGACGGCGCTGGCCCTGTGCCTCACTGCGCTTAGGCGTCGGGCGGCCCTTGGGGGCCTCGGGGTCGCGGGGCTGCTTGGAGAGGTCCGCCGTCACCTTCGCGGTGGGGGCCTTCTCTTCCTTGGAACGGCTACGGAACACAAAACCCAAGGGTACGGGTTGCCGGGCATGGACCCCACCCCGGTGGGGAACGATCCCGCAACGGCGTGCGTCCGTAAGGGACAGAACGGGACGGCGGGCACAGCTCCCCTGACGGCCACCTACTCCTTGCGCCGGATCGGAGCCGTACGCAGTCGTCCTTGGGGATGAGCGCATCCGCGCTTGAACAGTGCGGTAATGGATGCAGGGCCCGTACTGTGGGTTCTGTTGGAGTGCTGAAGCCGTAGTCCGTCAGAAGGGGGCGCGCGAAGCCCATGAGCGGTGTCATGAAGCGTATGGGGATGATCTTCCGCGCGAAGGCGAACAAGGCCCTCGACCGGGCCGAGGATCCGCGCGAGACCCTCGATTACTCGTACCAGAAGCAGCTGGAGCTGCTGCAGAAGGTCCGCCGCGGGGTCGCCGACGTGGCGACCTCCCGCAAGCGCCTCGAGCTGCAGCTGAACCAGCTCCAGGGACAGTCCTCGAAGCTCGAGGACCAGGGCCGCAAGGCGCTGGCCCTCGGCCGTGAGGACCTGGCGCGCGAGGCACTGTCCCGCCGTGCCGCGCTGCAGCAGCAGGTCACCGACCTCGAGACCCAGCACCAGACCCTCCAGGGCGAGGAGGAGAAGCTGACGCTCGCCGCGCAGCGGCTCCAGGCCAAGGTCGACGCCTTCCGCACCAAGAAGGAGACGATCAAGGCCACCTACACCGCGGCCCAGGCGCAGACCCGGATCGCGGAGTCGTTCTCCGGCATCTCGGAGGAGATGAGCGACGTCGGCGTCGCGATCCAGCGCGCCGAGGACAAGACCGCCCAGCTCCAGGCGCGGGCGGGCGCGATCGACGAGCTGCTCGCCTCCGGCGCCCTCGACGACCAGTCGGGCCTGGCGAAGGACGACATCCAGGCCGAGCTGGACCGCCTCTCCGGCGGCACGGACGTCGAGCTGGAGCTCCAGCGGATGAAGGCGGAACTGGCCGGCGGCCCGGCGTCGAAGCAGGCGATCGAGGGCGGCGCCGCGGGCTCGCAGGACGCCACGCAGCAGCAGAACAGCCCGCACAAGTTCGACAAGCAGTGACCGTCAGTACGGACCGGTACGGACAGTAAGGACTCGTCATGATCGTACGGATCATGGGGGAGGGCCAGGTGGAGGTGGCGGAGAGCCACCTCCCCGAGCTCAACAAGCTGGACGACGAACTGCTCGCGGAGATGGAGAGCGGCGACGGGGTCGGCTTCCGCCGGACCCTGCACGCACTGCTCGAGAAGGTCCGGGAGCTGGGGGAGCCACTGCCCGACGCGTCTCTCGAACCGTCCGAACTGATCCTCCCCGCGCCGGACGCCACGCTCGAGGACGTCCGTGAACTCCTCGGCGAGAGCGGTCTGATCCCGCCGGTGCCGTAGCCGGGTGCCGCGCCCCCACTCCAACACGCGCGCCCCCTCCGTGAACCGCGCTCCGCCCGGGCCCGGCGCCGCGCTCCCGCGCGGTGTTCCGGGGCTCTGCCCGTAGGGTCCGCGCCCCGAACACGGCCGGGGCCGGATCCGGCTCCGCCCCCACGCCGTAACGTTGCCTGACGTGACCCCATTCGCCGCCCGGTACGACCGCGTCCGCAACTGGCTGCGCGCGCACCCGCTGGCGCTGGACGGCGCCCTCGCCGTGGCCGCGTTGATCTGCATGGTGGCCGGCTCCTTCGCCGATCCGAACGGGCCGCACGGCCCCACCTTCGGCACCCGCACACCCGACGCGCGCAGCGCCGTCCTGATGCTGGTCGCCGCCGGCGCGCTCGTCTTCCGGCGGCGTGAGCCGATGGGCGTGCTGCTGGTCACCGGCGCGGTGTCCGTGGTCGAACTGGTGGCGGGCGACCCGGCCGCCCCCGTCGCGATGAGCGCCGTGATCGCCCTCTACACCGTCGCCTCCCGCACCGACCGTCCCACCACCTGGCGGGTCGGCCTGCTGACGATGACCGTGCTGACCGCCGCCGCGATGGCCTTCGGCTCCAGCCCCTGGTACACGCAGGAGAACCTCGGCATCTTCGCCTGGACCGGTATGGCGGCCGCCGCCGGTGACGCCGTGCGCAGCCGGCGTGCCTTCATCGACGCCATCAGGGAGCGGGCGGAGCGCGCCGAGCGGACGCGGGAGGAGGAGGCCGGGCGCCGCGTCGCCGAGGAGCGCCTGCGGATCGCCCGCGACCTGCACGACGTCGTCGCCCATCACATCGCCCTGGTCAACGTCCAGGCCGGGGTCGCCGCCCACGTCATGGACAAGCGCCCGGACCAGGCCAAGGAGGCGCTCGCGCACGTACGGGAGGCGAGCCGCTCCGCGCTGAACGAGCTGCGCGCCACCGTCGGGCTGCTGCGTCAGTCCGGGGACCCGGAGGCGCCCACCGCGCCCGCGCCCGGTCTCGCGGTCCTCGACGAACTGGTCACCACCTTCCGTCAGGCCGGCCTCCCCGTGGAGGTCGCCCGCGCCGACGACGGTGACCCGCCGCCCGCGGCCGTCGACCTGGCCGCGTACCGGATCGTCCAGGAGGCGCTGACCAATGTGCAGAAGCACGCGGGGAAGGACGCCAAGGCCGAGGTGAGCGTGGTGCGGGTCGGTTCGACGCTGGAGGTGACCGTCATCGACAACGGCCCCGCCGACGCGGCCGGGCCCTCCGACGGAGGCGGGCACGGTCTGCTGGGCATGCGCGAGCGCGTCACCGCTCTCGGCGGCACCCTCACCGCGGGACCCCGCTACGGAGGCGGCTTCCGGGTGCAGGCGATACTGCCGCTCAAGGTGCGGGTCGCCCGCGCGGGGGAGGACAGATGACGATCAGGGTGCTGCTCGCCGACGACCAGACGCTGCTGCGGAGCGCGTTCCGGGTGCTGGTGGACTCCGAACCGGACATGGAGGTCGTCGGGGAGGCGGCCGACGGCGCACAGGCGGTGGCGCTGGCCCGCTCCGAGCGGGCCGACGTGGTGCTGATGGACATCCGGATGCCCGGTACGGACGGGCTGTCCGCCACCCGCGAGATCACCGCCGACCCGGAGCTGTCGCACGTACGGATCGTCATGCTGACGACCTTCGAGGTCGACGAGTACGTCGTGCAGTCACTGCGGGCCGGTGCCTCCGGCTTCCTGGGCAAGGGCGCGGAGCCGGACGAACTGCTGAACGCCATCCGGGTCGCCGCCGCCGGCGAGGCACTGCTGTCGCCGGCCGCGACCAAGGGGCTCATCGCCACCTTCCTCGCACAGGGCGGGGCGGCGGACGACGACGGCCTGCACGCGGGGGACTTGTCCGAGCGGCTCTCGGCGCTCACCGTCCGCGAGCGCGAGGTGCTGGTGCTGGTGGCCGGCGGCCACTCCAACGACGAGATCGCCACCCGGCTCGAGGTCAGCCCGCTCACCGTCAAGACCCATGTGAACCGGGCCATGGCCAAGCTGGGCGCCCGCGACCGCGCCCAGCTGGTGGTCACCGCGTACGAGTCGGGACTGGTACGTCCAAGGGTGGAGTGAGCGGGAGGGCGCGCGTACTCCAGCCGTGGTATGCGCGGCGTGAGGAACGGGACCTGGGGGCTACGGAACGCCCTCTTCGCGTGGCCGAAGGTATAGGCGGGCCTCTGTGCCCGTCCCCGCGCAAGCCACAGAAGAGAGACCCCATGTCCTGGCTGTCCAGATTCAGCCTGTCGCAACGGGCCCTGATAGGGCTGATGTCCATCGTCGCGATCGTCTTCGGTGCGATCGCCGTCCCGCAGCTCAAGCAGCAGCTCCTGCCGTCCATCGAGCTCCCGATGGTCTCGGTCCTCGCCCCCTACCAGGGCGCGTCGCCCGATGTCGTGGAGAAGCAGGTCGTCGAGCCGCTCGAAGCGAGCCTCAAGGCCGTCGACGGCATCGAGGGCATCACGTCCACGGCCGCTGAGGGCAGCGCCGTCATCATGGCGAGCTTCGAGTACGGGGACGGGAGCAAGCAGCTCGTCGCCGACGTCCAGCAGGCCGTGAACAGGGCCCGCGCCCAGCTCCCGGACGAGGTGGACCCGCAGGTCGTCGCCGGTTCGACGGACGACATCCCCACCGTCGTGCTCGCCGTCACCTCCGACAAGGACCAGCAGGCGCTCGCCGACCAGCTGGAGCGGACCGTCGTACCGGCCATCGAGGACATCGAGGGCGTGGGCCAGGTCTCCATCGACGGCGTCCAGGACCTCCAGGTCTCCGTCACCCCCGACGAGCGGAAGCTCGCCGCCGCCGGTCTGAACACCATGGCGCTCTCCGAGGCGCTCAGGTCGGGCGGCGCGACGATGCCGGCCGGGTCGTTCTCCGAGGACGGCAAGAGCCGCACGGTGCAGGTCGGTGGCGGTTTCACCAGCCTGCGGCAGATCGAGGACCTGCGGATCGTGCCCGCGCCGGGTACGAAGGGCGAGCCCGTACGCCTCGGTGACATCGCGACCGTCGAGCAGACGGAGGCGAGCCGGGTCTCCCTGACCCGCACGAACGGCAGGCCCAGCCTCGCCGTCATGGCCACCATGGACAACGACGGCAGCGCCGTCGACATCTCGGAGGCCGTCCAGGACAAGCTGCCCGGCCTCCGCGCCGACCTCGGCGCGGGCGCGGAACTCACCGTCGTCTCGGACCAGGGCCCGGCGGTCTCCAAGTCGATCTCCGGCCTGACCACCGAGGGCGCGCTCGGCCTGGTCTTCGCCGTCATCGTGATCCTGGTCTTCCTCACCTCGCTGCGCTCGACGCTGGTGACGGCGGTCTCCATCCCGCTGTCCGTCGTCCTCGCGCTGATCGTGCTCTGGACCCGTGACCTCTCGCTCAACATGCTCACCCTCGGCGCGCTGACCATCGCCATCGGCCGGGTCGTCGACGACTCGATCGTGGTCCTGGAGAACATCAAGCGTCACCTCGGCTACGGCGAGGAGCGGCAGAGCGCCATCATCACCGCGGTGAAGGAGGTGGCGGGCGCCGTCACGTCCTCCACCTTGACGACCGTCGCGGTGTTCCTGCCGATCGGTCTCGTCGGCGGCATGGTCGGCGAGCTGTTCGGCTCGTTCTCGCTGACCGTCACCGCCGCGCTGCTGGCGTCCCTGCTCGTCTCGCTGACCGTCGTCCCCGTCCTGTCGTACTGGTTCCTGCGCGCCCCCAAGGCCGTGCAGGGCCTGGACCCGGAGCAGGCCCGGCGCACGGCGGAGGAGAAGGAGGCGCGGAGCCGGCTCCAGCGGATGTACGTCCCCGTGCTGCGCTTCGCGACCCGCCGCCGGCTGACGAGTGTCGCCCTGGCGGTCGTGGTGCTGTTCGGCACCTTCGGCATGGCCGGACTGCTCAAGACCAACTTCTTCGACCAGGGCGAGCAGGAGGTCATGTCCGTCAAGCAGGAACTGCCGCCCGGCACCAGCCTCGAGGCGGCCGACGCCTCCGCGAAGAAGGTCGAGCAGGTCCTCGCGGGCGTCGACGAGATCAAGGACTACCAGGTCACCGTCGGCTCCTCCGGCTTCATGGCGGCCTTCGGCGGCGGCACCGGCGCCAATCAGGCGTCGTACCAGCTGACCCTGAAGGACGCGGCGTCGTACGAGAAGGTCCGCGACCACCTCGACGAGGAGCTCGGCAAGCTGGACGGCATCGGCGACACGACCATCGCCGCCGGTGACGGCTTCGGCAGCCAGGACCTGAGCGTCGTGGTGAAGGCGTCCGACTCCGAGACCCTGCAGAAGGCGTCAGAGGCGGTACGGGCGGAGGTCGCGGAGCTGGACGACGTGACCGACGTCCAGAGCGACCTGGCCCAGTCCGTGCCGCGCATCTCCGTCAAGGCCACGCCGAAGGCGGCCGACGCCGGCTTCACCGACGCCACGCTGGGCATGGCCGTCGGCCAGGCCGTGCGCGGCACCCCGTCGGGCAAGGCGATCCTCGCCGACACCGAGCGGGACATCGTCATCACCTCCGCCAGGCCGGCGAGGACGATGGACGAGCTGAAGGCGCTGCCGCTCGGCCCGGTGAAGCTCGGTGACATCGCCGAGGTGAAGCTGGTCCCCGGCCCGGTCTCGATGACCCGGATCGACGGCTCGCGGGCCGCGACGATCACGGCGAAGCCGACCGGCGACAACACCGGCGCGGTGAGCACCGAGCTTCAGTCGAAGATCAACGCGCTGGACCTGCCCGAGGGCGCGACCGCCTCCATCGGCGGCGTCTCCGAGGACCAGGAGGAGGCGTTCCTGAACCTCGGCCTGGCGATGCTGGCGGCGATCGCGATCGTCTTCATGCTGCTGGTGGCGACGTTCCGGTCGCTGATCCAGCCGCTGATCCTGCTGGTCTCCATCCCGTTCGCCGCGACCGGCGCGATCGGCCTGCTGGTCGCGACGGGTACGCCGATGGGCGTGCCGGCGATGATCGGCATGCTGATGCTCATCGGCATCGTGGTCACCAACGCGATCGTGCTGATCGACCTGATCAACCAGTACCGGGCCCAGGGCCTCGGCGTGGTCGAGGCGGTCGTCGAGGGCGGCAGGCACCGGCTGCGCCCGATCCTCATGACGGCCCTGGCGACGATCTTCGCGTTGCTGCCGATGGCGCTCGGCGTCACGGGCGAGGGGGGCTTCATCGCCAAGCCGCTGGCGGTGGTGGTGATCGGCGGTCTGATCACGTCGACGCTGCTGACCCTGCTGCTGGTGCCGACGCTGTACGCGATGGTGGAACTCCGCAAGGAGCGCCGCCGCGCCAAGCGTGCGGCGAAGCGGGAGGCCGCGAAGTCCGCAGAGACGGACGAGACGTCCCTGGAGCCGTCGAACGCCTGACGCCGTCCTTTCCATGTGTCAGGGCCCCGCGGCCGACCGGCTGCGGGGCCCTGACCGTTGTCGTGGGTGCCGGCCCCGCCGGACGGCACGCCCGTGCCGTCAAGCGGGTCGGCAAGCAG
Coding sequences within:
- a CDS encoding class I SAM-dependent methyltransferase codes for the protein MARQLEEQITSRYPVGQRLRVLDVGMGQGTQALRLARAGHTVTGLESDAVMLKAAREALAGEPAGIRERVRLVEGDGRDTGVHFLPGSFDVVLCHGVLMYVEEPDGLLAGLARMLAPGGLLSLLVRNGDALAMRPGAAGDWQTALDAFDTDTYTNRLGLKVRADRLAALTATLDGIAAPLHAWYGVRIFTDNVGNDVELPAADELHQVLALEERAGRTDPYRGVAALLHLCGVRRI
- the pspAA gene encoding PspA-associated protein PspAA — protein: MIVRIMGEGQVEVAESHLPELNKLDDELLAEMESGDGVGFRRTLHALLEKVRELGEPLPDASLEPSELILPAPDATLEDVRELLGESGLIPPVP
- a CDS encoding sensor histidine kinase; this translates as MPDVTPFAARYDRVRNWLRAHPLALDGALAVAALICMVAGSFADPNGPHGPTFGTRTPDARSAVLMLVAAGALVFRRREPMGVLLVTGAVSVVELVAGDPAAPVAMSAVIALYTVASRTDRPTTWRVGLLTMTVLTAAAMAFGSSPWYTQENLGIFAWTGMAAAAGDAVRSRRAFIDAIRERAERAERTREEEAGRRVAEERLRIARDLHDVVAHHIALVNVQAGVAAHVMDKRPDQAKEALAHVREASRSALNELRATVGLLRQSGDPEAPTAPAPGLAVLDELVTTFRQAGLPVEVARADDGDPPPAAVDLAAYRIVQEALTNVQKHAGKDAKAEVSVVRVGSTLEVTVIDNGPADAAGPSDGGGHGLLGMRERVTALGGTLTAGPRYGGGFRVQAILPLKVRVARAGEDR
- a CDS encoding response regulator — encoded protein: MTIRVLLADDQTLLRSAFRVLVDSEPDMEVVGEAADGAQAVALARSERADVVLMDIRMPGTDGLSATREITADPELSHVRIVMLTTFEVDEYVVQSLRAGASGFLGKGAEPDELLNAIRVAAAGEALLSPAATKGLIATFLAQGGAADDDGLHAGDLSERLSALTVREREVLVLVAGGHSNDEIATRLEVSPLTVKTHVNRAMAKLGARDRAQLVVTAYESGLVRPRVE
- a CDS encoding efflux RND transporter permease subunit, encoding MSWLSRFSLSQRALIGLMSIVAIVFGAIAVPQLKQQLLPSIELPMVSVLAPYQGASPDVVEKQVVEPLEASLKAVDGIEGITSTAAEGSAVIMASFEYGDGSKQLVADVQQAVNRARAQLPDEVDPQVVAGSTDDIPTVVLAVTSDKDQQALADQLERTVVPAIEDIEGVGQVSIDGVQDLQVSVTPDERKLAAAGLNTMALSEALRSGGATMPAGSFSEDGKSRTVQVGGGFTSLRQIEDLRIVPAPGTKGEPVRLGDIATVEQTEASRVSLTRTNGRPSLAVMATMDNDGSAVDISEAVQDKLPGLRADLGAGAELTVVSDQGPAVSKSISGLTTEGALGLVFAVIVILVFLTSLRSTLVTAVSIPLSVVLALIVLWTRDLSLNMLTLGALTIAIGRVVDDSIVVLENIKRHLGYGEERQSAIITAVKEVAGAVTSSTLTTVAVFLPIGLVGGMVGELFGSFSLTVTAALLASLLVSLTVVPVLSYWFLRAPKAVQGLDPEQARRTAEEKEARSRLQRMYVPVLRFATRRRLTSVALAVVVLFGTFGMAGLLKTNFFDQGEQEVMSVKQELPPGTSLEAADASAKKVEQVLAGVDEIKDYQVTVGSSGFMAAFGGGTGANQASYQLTLKDAASYEKVRDHLDEELGKLDGIGDTTIAAGDGFGSQDLSVVVKASDSETLQKASEAVRAEVAELDDVTDVQSDLAQSVPRISVKATPKAADAGFTDATLGMAVGQAVRGTPSGKAILADTERDIVITSARPARTMDELKALPLGPVKLGDIAEVKLVPGPVSMTRIDGSRAATITAKPTGDNTGAVSTELQSKINALDLPEGATASIGGVSEDQEEAFLNLGLAMLAAIAIVFMLLVATFRSLIQPLILLVSIPFAATGAIGLLVATGTPMGVPAMIGMLMLIGIVVTNAIVLIDLINQYRAQGLGVVEAVVEGGRHRLRPILMTALATIFALLPMALGVTGEGGFIAKPLAVVVIGGLITSTLLTLLLVPTLYAMVELRKERRRAKRAAKREAAKSAETDETSLEPSNA
- a CDS encoding DUF3043 domain-containing protein, which produces MFRSRSKEEKAPTAKVTADLSKQPRDPEAPKGRPTPKRSEAQGQRRRASSGAPQDRKEAMKRQREARRADLAKQREALASGDERYLPARDKGPVRRFVRDFVDSRFCIAEFFLPLAVVILVLSMVRVAQLQNIALLLWLGVIVLIVVDSIGLSIRLKKQLRERFPNEPKRGAVAYGLMRTLQMRRLRLPKPQVKRGERP
- a CDS encoding PspA/IM30 family protein, giving the protein MSGVMKRMGMIFRAKANKALDRAEDPRETLDYSYQKQLELLQKVRRGVADVATSRKRLELQLNQLQGQSSKLEDQGRKALALGREDLAREALSRRAALQQQVTDLETQHQTLQGEEEKLTLAAQRLQAKVDAFRTKKETIKATYTAAQAQTRIAESFSGISEEMSDVGVAIQRAEDKTAQLQARAGAIDELLASGALDDQSGLAKDDIQAELDRLSGGTDVELELQRMKAELAGGPASKQAIEGGAAGSQDATQQQNSPHKFDKQ